One region of Bacillus pumilus genomic DNA includes:
- a CDS encoding YbaK family protein, with product MAEVLSFYQLKTKRDVTLEKKLLRTLSLQQVTVASEKFTKKLFPFADDPAGIMSDGCIDFAIEAFLAGGRYGESSKYGESFDDIKKRSVHEEDELVEELAGCLQSWGNMFRMERKMSCLYPFAKDFLSTWWQEGFRESEKRHKLRLH from the coding sequence ATGGCAGAGGTTCTTTCATTTTATCAATTGAAAACAAAACGAGATGTCACGCTTGAAAAGAAACTGTTGCGTACATTGTCTCTTCAACAGGTGACGGTCGCTTCCGAGAAATTCACGAAGAAGCTGTTCCCATTTGCAGACGATCCAGCTGGGATTATGAGTGATGGCTGCATCGATTTCGCCATTGAAGCTTTTTTAGCAGGTGGGAGATACGGTGAGTCGAGCAAGTACGGTGAATCGTTCGATGATATAAAGAAGCGGTCAGTTCATGAAGAAGATGAGCTGGTTGAGGAGCTAGCAGGGTGTTTGCAATCGTGGGGGAATATGTTCCGAATGGAGCGGAAGATGTCGTGTCTGTATCCATTTGCGAAGGATTTTTTAAGCACGTGGTGGCAGGAAGGCTTTCGAGAATCAGAAAAAAGGCATAAGCTTCGGCTGCATTAA
- the cwlD gene encoding N-acetylmuramoyl-L-alanine amidase CwlD gives MKRKLKWTGFLIGFIVLLFLFRFQFLNDDSWKSWNLPLSGKIIYLDPGHGGPDGGAVGGELLEKEIALDVSMKIRDYLQEQGALVLMTREDDSDLSSKNTRGYARKKAEDLRNRVKVINESEADLYLSIHLNAIPSNKWSGAQTFFYGKYEENEKAAKFIQDELRNNLENTDRKAKRINGIYLMQNVTKPGALVEIGFLSNPKEAGQLATPKYQDQIAASIYKGILRYLTEQKEPPE, from the coding sequence ATGAAAAGAAAGCTGAAATGGACAGGGTTTTTAATCGGGTTTATTGTCCTCTTATTCTTATTCAGGTTTCAATTTCTAAATGATGATTCGTGGAAATCGTGGAACTTGCCTCTGAGCGGCAAGATCATCTATTTAGATCCGGGTCATGGCGGTCCAGATGGCGGGGCTGTAGGAGGAGAGCTGCTTGAAAAAGAGATTGCACTGGATGTATCCATGAAGATACGTGACTATTTGCAGGAGCAGGGAGCGCTTGTTCTCATGACCCGCGAGGATGATTCTGATTTATCATCAAAGAATACAAGGGGATATGCCCGGAAGAAAGCGGAGGATTTAAGAAACCGCGTAAAAGTCATCAATGAGTCTGAAGCGGATCTCTATTTAAGTATTCATTTAAATGCGATCCCATCGAACAAATGGAGCGGCGCGCAGACGTTTTTTTACGGAAAGTATGAAGAGAATGAAAAGGCAGCGAAGTTCATACAAGATGAATTACGCAATAATCTTGAAAACACAGATCGAAAGGCGAAGCGGATCAATGGCATTTATTTAATGCAAAATGTGACAAAGCCAGGAGCTCTTGTGGAGATTGGGTTTCTCTCCAATCCGAAAGAGGCCGGTCAGCTGGCAACACCTAAATATCAAGATCAAATAGCCGCCTCCATTTATAAAGGCATTTTAAGATATTTAACAGAGCAAAAAGAGCCGCCTGAATAA
- a CDS encoding Mrp/NBP35 family ATP-binding protein produces MIGQDDVRKLVGKMDEPFLHIPLGELDAIKEISLKPEKEHVSLKVAIAKTGTAEQMKLQQDIVQALKAEGANTVGLRFEELPQETLERFMPSQDEEENLLNSKNPPEFLAIASGKGGVGKSTVSVNLAVALARLGKKVGLIDADIYGFSVPDMMGITVRPTVKGEKIIPVERFGVKVISMGFFVEENAPVIWRGPMLGKMLNNFFHEVEWGELDYLLLDLPPGTGDVALDIHTMLPSCKEIIVTTPHPTAAFVAARAGAMALQTDHEVLGVVENMSYYESKKTGEKEHVFGKGGGDKLAEELRVSVLGQIPLRQPDWNEEDFAPSVYDASHPTGEVYQHIANKVIEQLAVKA; encoded by the coding sequence ATGATCGGACAAGATGATGTGAGAAAACTAGTTGGGAAGATGGACGAACCTTTCCTTCATATACCGCTTGGTGAGCTGGATGCCATCAAGGAAATCAGCCTAAAGCCTGAAAAAGAACATGTGAGCTTAAAGGTGGCCATTGCCAAAACGGGTACTGCTGAGCAGATGAAGCTGCAGCAAGACATCGTACAAGCCTTGAAAGCAGAGGGTGCTAACACAGTAGGACTTCGTTTTGAAGAACTGCCTCAGGAAACACTTGAAAGGTTTATGCCTTCACAAGATGAGGAAGAAAACCTGCTCAATTCTAAAAATCCGCCTGAGTTCTTAGCGATAGCGAGCGGAAAGGGCGGCGTTGGGAAATCCACCGTGTCTGTTAACCTTGCTGTAGCGCTGGCTCGTCTAGGGAAAAAAGTCGGACTGATTGATGCAGATATTTATGGCTTTAGTGTACCGGATATGATGGGAATCACCGTCAGACCAACGGTTAAAGGGGAAAAAATTATTCCTGTGGAACGCTTTGGTGTCAAAGTGATTTCAATGGGCTTTTTTGTTGAAGAAAATGCACCGGTCATTTGGAGAGGACCGATGCTTGGTAAAATGCTAAATAACTTCTTCCACGAAGTCGAGTGGGGAGAATTAGATTACTTACTATTAGACCTTCCGCCTGGAACGGGAGATGTGGCGCTTGATATTCATACAATGCTTCCAAGCTGTAAAGAAATCATTGTCACAACACCGCACCCTACAGCTGCCTTCGTTGCTGCTAGAGCAGGCGCAATGGCACTGCAAACAGATCACGAAGTGCTAGGGGTCGTTGAGAATATGAGCTATTATGAAAGCAAAAAAACAGGTGAGAAAGAACATGTCTTTGGAAAAGGGGGCGGGGACAAGCTGGCAGAAGAACTGCGTGTATCGGTCCTTGGCCAAATTCCTTTAAGACAGCCTGATTGGAATGAAGAGGATTTTGCTCCATCCGTCTATGATGCGAGTCATCCGACAGGAGAAGTGTATCAACACATTGCGAATAAAGTCATTGAACAATTAGCAGTAAAAGCATAA
- the gerD gene encoding spore germination lipoprotein GerD gives MSKGILRIMSCFLLLSLTACAPKTQSSSNMDYDETKKMVVDILKTDDGKKAIQQLLNDEAMNEALVMDEQTVKKTIEKTLTSDKGKEFWKKVFEDSKFAETFAKSMQQQHEKMLKQLMKDPDYQQLMMDILKDPEMEKKYGELVKSKEFRKHLEKVITETLSSPLYKKKFEDELKKAASESSDSGSKGSEESGS, from the coding sequence ATGTCAAAAGGCATCTTGCGTATAATGAGCTGTTTTCTCCTTTTATCTCTAACAGCTTGTGCTCCCAAAACCCAATCCTCATCTAATATGGACTATGACGAAACAAAGAAAATGGTCGTCGATATATTGAAGACAGATGACGGTAAAAAGGCCATTCAACAGTTATTAAATGACGAGGCAATGAATGAAGCTTTGGTAATGGATGAACAAACTGTGAAAAAAACGATAGAGAAAACACTGACTTCTGATAAAGGCAAAGAGTTCTGGAAGAAGGTCTTTGAGGATTCTAAATTTGCCGAGACTTTCGCAAAATCCATGCAGCAACAGCATGAAAAGATGTTAAAACAGTTAATGAAGGACCCTGACTATCAGCAATTGATGATGGATATTCTCAAGGATCCTGAAATGGAAAAGAAATACGGTGAACTGGTGAAAAGCAAAGAGTTCAGAAAGCATTTAGAAAAAGTTATTACGGAAACATTAAGCAGTCCTCTTTATAAGAAGAAATTCGAAGATGAGCTTAAAAAAGCAGCATCTGAAAGCAGTGATTCCGGATCAAAAGGCAGCGAAGAAAGCGGCAGTTAA
- the kbaA gene encoding KinB-signaling pathway activation protein translates to MKSRDLVRFFFSVLAVGAVITSVVGFALEWGKYQKLFISFEILEIASVLFWFIGVGMIFSVISQMGFVVFLTVHRFALEIFRSHSLWNTIQLFLVIFVLFDLAYLRFLFFGENESFLPYLWLPVFIGVFALIVAYFKQQQSSKKTFVSAMFLMVVITSLEWFPALRVNEEDWLYLMLFPLLGCNAFQLLAMPRFSKAKAT, encoded by the coding sequence ATGAAAAGTCGGGATTTAGTTCGTTTCTTCTTCTCTGTGCTAGCTGTTGGAGCGGTCATTACAAGCGTGGTAGGCTTTGCGCTGGAGTGGGGGAAATATCAGAAGCTTTTTATATCGTTTGAAATACTAGAAATCGCATCTGTGTTATTTTGGTTCATTGGTGTGGGGATGATTTTTAGTGTCATTAGTCAGATGGGGTTTGTTGTCTTTTTGACGGTGCACCGGTTTGCGCTAGAGATATTCCGGTCACATTCTTTATGGAATACCATTCAGCTGTTTCTGGTGATCTTTGTGCTGTTTGATTTAGCTTACTTGCGATTTTTGTTTTTCGGGGAGAATGAATCATTTCTTCCATACCTATGGCTGCCTGTCTTTATCGGTGTGTTCGCATTGATCGTGGCGTACTTTAAACAGCAGCAGTCCTCTAAGAAAACATTTGTTTCCGCAATGTTTCTCATGGTCGTCATCACGTCGCTAGAATGGTTCCCGGCGCTCAGAGTTAATGAAGAGGACTGGCTGTATTTAATGCTATTCCCGCTATTAGGCTGTAATGCGTTTCAGTTATTAGCTATGCCGCGGTTTTCAAAGGCAAAAGCTACTTAA
- the pdaB gene encoding polysaccharide deacetylase family sporulation protein PdaB has protein sequence MSRLYVLPITRLKQVVIILVAALAAATFFYVQKAPPLSVFKTEHGPRAIYKGETSSKHVSLTFNIGWGDEKAVPILNVLREYDIKNATFFLSASWAERHPDIVKQIREDGHQIGSLGYAYKNYSQLEDSEIKQDLVRAQNSFQKLGLDDIQLLRPPTGQFNEKALKIATQYGYTVVHYSVNSQDWLNPGVDQIVQNVNDRMKSGDIVLLHASDSATQTAQALPAILKQIKEKNLKNVTVGELISNTKTRSSEVK, from the coding sequence TTGAGTCGATTATATGTGTTGCCTATTACACGGCTGAAGCAAGTTGTCATTATTCTTGTAGCAGCCCTTGCAGCTGCAACCTTTTTTTATGTACAAAAGGCACCGCCGCTGTCGGTATTTAAAACAGAACACGGACCCCGAGCCATTTATAAAGGCGAGACTTCCTCAAAACATGTCTCCCTTACTTTTAATATCGGCTGGGGAGATGAGAAGGCAGTTCCTATTTTAAATGTCCTTCGAGAGTACGATATAAAGAACGCTACTTTCTTTCTGTCTGCTTCTTGGGCTGAGCGTCATCCTGATATCGTCAAACAAATTAGAGAGGACGGTCACCAAATCGGCAGCCTTGGCTATGCTTATAAAAATTATAGCCAGCTTGAAGATAGTGAAATCAAGCAAGATCTTGTCCGGGCACAAAATTCATTTCAAAAGCTTGGACTAGATGACATTCAACTATTAAGACCGCCAACTGGGCAATTTAACGAAAAAGCTTTAAAAATTGCCACACAGTACGGTTATACCGTTGTCCATTACAGCGTCAATTCACAGGATTGGCTGAATCCAGGCGTCGATCAGATTGTGCAGAATGTAAATGATCGAATGAAAAGCGGAGACATTGTTCTCCTCCATGCCTCAGATTCAGCAACCCAAACCGCTCAAGCCTTACCAGCTATTTTGAAACAAATCAAAGAAAAGAATTTAAAGAATGTGACGGTTGGCGAACTGATCTCCAATACCAAAACAAGGTCATCGGAAGTTAAGTAG